In one window of Psychrobacter sp. P2G3 DNA:
- the murJ gene encoding murein biosynthesis integral membrane protein MurJ, producing the protein MAKSRLFRSTMVVSSMTMLSRILGLVRDIVLLGVFGAGGLMDAFLVAFKIPNFLRRLFAEGAFSQAFVPVLSEYKEKYSLQQVQILVSRTSGALLLVLSMLTVVVILIAPWVVTLFAPGFADQPDKFAITAELLRLTFPYLLFISMTAFASGILQSYGRFAAPAFAPVLLNLCMIGGALIFAPMFDTPIMALGYAVAIAGLLQFLIQLPQLWQQKLLVAPKIDFQHEGVKRILKLMLPAIFGVSVTQINLLLNTVFASLMIGGSVSWLYAAERMSELPLGLIGVAIGTVILPSLSKSEAQKDDVSFKKTIDWAARLIILVGVPASAALFILADVLMQALFLRGEFTLRDAQMSSLALRSMAGGILGFMLIKIFAPAFFARQDTRTPVKIGIISVFANMVFSVIFIGIFYFFKIPLHGALALATTGAAFVNAGLLYYFLHKREIFRFGSHWKKLFAQFAISTSAMVAVLYVMLPYFPTDDAQWRRIAALLIMCGVGAVVYGVVLLATGFRPRQLKHG; encoded by the coding sequence ATGGCAAAAAGTCGGTTATTTCGTTCAACCATGGTGGTCAGTAGCATGACCATGCTGTCGCGTATTTTAGGTTTGGTACGTGATATTGTGTTATTAGGTGTCTTTGGCGCAGGTGGCCTGATGGATGCCTTTTTGGTCGCTTTCAAGATACCGAACTTTTTACGGCGTTTATTTGCAGAAGGCGCATTTAGCCAAGCCTTCGTTCCTGTACTGTCCGAATATAAAGAAAAATACAGTCTGCAACAGGTACAGATTTTAGTCAGTCGCACCTCAGGGGCGTTGTTGCTGGTTTTATCCATGCTGACAGTAGTTGTGATTTTAATCGCACCTTGGGTGGTGACATTATTTGCGCCTGGATTTGCTGATCAACCAGACAAGTTTGCCATTACTGCTGAGCTGCTCCGTCTGACCTTCCCTTACTTACTGTTTATTTCTATGACCGCTTTTGCCAGCGGTATTTTGCAAAGTTACGGGCGTTTTGCTGCGCCAGCCTTTGCACCAGTATTATTAAACTTGTGTATGATTGGCGGTGCGCTAATTTTCGCCCCAATGTTTGATACGCCGATTATGGCGCTCGGTTATGCAGTCGCTATCGCTGGTTTGTTACAGTTTCTGATACAGCTGCCACAGCTATGGCAACAAAAATTGCTGGTTGCACCTAAAATTGATTTTCAGCACGAAGGTGTTAAGCGTATTTTAAAATTGATGCTACCTGCTATCTTTGGCGTTTCTGTCACTCAGATTAACCTACTGCTCAATACCGTATTCGCTTCTCTCATGATAGGCGGTTCAGTCTCTTGGTTGTATGCTGCGGAACGTATGAGCGAGCTACCACTAGGACTAATCGGTGTGGCTATCGGTACGGTTATTCTGCCAAGCTTGTCAAAAAGTGAAGCGCAAAAAGATGATGTTAGCTTTAAAAAGACCATTGATTGGGCAGCGCGACTAATTATTTTGGTTGGTGTTCCAGCATCCGCAGCCTTATTTATACTGGCAGATGTGCTCATGCAGGCGCTGTTCTTACGTGGTGAGTTTACCTTACGTGATGCACAAATGAGCTCGTTGGCGTTACGTAGTATGGCCGGCGGAATTTTGGGATTCATGCTGATTAAAATCTTTGCCCCAGCATTTTTTGCACGCCAAGATACCAGAACACCAGTAAAAATCGGTATTATTTCCGTGTTTGCCAATATGGTTTTCAGTGTTATTTTTATCGGAATATTTTACTTTTTCAAAATACCACTGCATGGTGCCTTGGCTTTAGCGACTACGGGTGCAGCATTCGTGAACGCAGGCTTGTTATATTACTTCTTGCACAAGCGTGAGATATTCCGCTTTGGCAGCCATTGGAAAAAGCTTTTTGCCCAGTTTGCGATTTCTACAAGCGCTATGGTCGCGGTCCTTTATGTCATGCTGCCCTACTTCCCAACCGATGATGCTCAATGGCGACGTATAGCAGCTCTGCTCATTATGTGTGGGGTTGGCGCAGTAGTTTATGGCGTAGTCTTATTGGCAACGGGATTCCGTCCTCGTCAGCTAAAACATGGTTAA
- a CDS encoding DUF4105 domain-containing protein: protein MSIKPSSISVDCTLSTISLRACSHRARLPIAIAGLLLSANAQAFLPTPLSVVTTGELAPDITAAPQAKAVNLDSDKSVQNNRANSLQAEQLLATWRKQVQADNLAEHTTWRRLLYFLDDKKSLFNKGAPKSLIDSPEFFLSASGQQDASAELDAMLIAFANQIAASQITQSTNNSNSAICRFPARTHWLTETLGIDSSSLQADCPELKKWMTMLAPEQLSIMFAEEYLDNPISAFAHTLLRIDSPASAANPSQIHHAYALNDTVDGNPDDAFVVYAIKSATGAYNNVIEIDPYPEKLAKYLKDDERDAWTYQLDLTPAEVQQIILHVWETKDLDIPYYFTTDNCASEILRLIDVVRPEQDLLSQLPYVVIPSDVIQLLNNEGILADTRYTPSDSTVRQAELNKAKAAAALGYQKLFKDDARNIKSAERNLASSISADDADPKTIIDYGIVASDNNPIDRHPLQVAQIGIGQRGDNSYVDVGLRLGFHDTLDQASGFSQFFNLEALATTLRFYDTDSSKDNEPDSVVLENFTVLRGRSFNPVNTAKQGKTWGASVEATRVNDGSQAEGRNHLVGSVGYETGWSWAFGTPSAGTGEMPPQLCYALLSGKGQAGRGINKGFRVGAGVNAGCRYQINNQLRAQAELQLPYWYHGSSDDSNVRGHYWQPISSLGLQYDIDKTQALRINANYDWQDRVDANDDVQLSYRRYF from the coding sequence ATGTCTATAAAGCCGTCTTCTATATCTGTAGATTGTACCTTAAGCACAATTAGCCTGCGAGCTTGTAGTCATCGAGCACGTTTGCCGATTGCCATTGCTGGGCTACTACTCTCTGCAAATGCGCAGGCTTTTTTGCCAACGCCATTGTCAGTAGTGACAACAGGGGAATTAGCGCCTGATATAACTGCTGCGCCTCAAGCAAAAGCGGTGAATTTGGATAGTGATAAGAGTGTGCAAAACAATCGAGCTAATTCACTACAAGCCGAACAACTATTAGCCACATGGCGTAAGCAAGTACAGGCAGACAATCTTGCCGAGCATACAACATGGCGACGGTTATTATATTTTTTAGATGATAAAAAATCGCTATTTAATAAAGGTGCGCCCAAAAGCTTAATTGATAGTCCAGAGTTTTTTCTGAGTGCGAGTGGACAACAGGATGCCAGTGCTGAGCTTGACGCGATGCTCATCGCGTTTGCCAATCAAATCGCAGCGTCTCAAATCACACAGTCTACCAATAACTCAAACTCAGCCATTTGTCGTTTTCCAGCACGCACGCACTGGCTTACTGAGACTTTGGGCATTGATAGTTCGAGCTTGCAAGCTGACTGTCCAGAGCTTAAAAAATGGATGACCATGCTAGCTCCTGAGCAACTGTCAATTATGTTTGCCGAGGAGTATTTGGACAATCCAATCTCCGCTTTTGCTCACACTTTGCTGCGTATTGACTCGCCAGCAAGCGCGGCAAATCCTAGCCAAATTCATCATGCTTATGCGCTCAACGATACCGTCGATGGTAATCCTGATGATGCTTTTGTCGTTTACGCTATTAAGTCGGCTACTGGTGCTTATAATAACGTAATTGAGATTGATCCTTATCCAGAGAAGCTGGCCAAGTATCTCAAAGACGATGAGCGCGATGCGTGGACGTATCAGTTGGATTTGACTCCCGCGGAAGTACAACAAATCATATTGCATGTATGGGAAACCAAAGATTTAGACATTCCTTATTATTTCACCACGGACAACTGTGCTTCTGAGATTTTACGCTTGATTGATGTCGTGCGTCCTGAGCAGGATTTGCTCAGTCAATTGCCCTATGTCGTCATTCCTTCCGACGTGATTCAACTGCTAAATAACGAAGGTATATTAGCAGATACTCGTTACACGCCATCTGACAGTACCGTACGTCAAGCCGAGCTGAATAAGGCTAAGGCAGCTGCGGCGCTTGGTTATCAGAAACTATTTAAAGATGACGCTCGTAATATTAAATCAGCAGAGCGCAATTTGGCATCAAGTATATCTGCTGATGATGCTGACCCAAAAACGATTATAGATTACGGTATTGTCGCCTCGGATAATAATCCTATCGACAGGCATCCTTTGCAAGTGGCTCAAATTGGTATTGGTCAGCGCGGTGACAACAGCTATGTCGATGTTGGATTACGTCTAGGCTTTCATGACACCCTTGATCAGGCGTCAGGATTTTCACAGTTCTTTAATTTAGAAGCGCTTGCCACTACGCTGCGCTTTTATGATACTGATAGCAGTAAGGACAATGAACCTGACAGCGTGGTATTAGAAAACTTCACCGTGCTGCGCGGACGCTCTTTTAATCCGGTCAATACTGCTAAGCAAGGCAAGACTTGGGGTGCAAGTGTCGAAGCGACGCGCGTGAACGATGGCTCGCAAGCCGAGGGTCGGAACCATTTAGTTGGGAGCGTTGGCTATGAAACTGGTTGGTCGTGGGCGTTCGGTACACCTAGTGCTGGTACTGGTGAGATGCCACCACAGCTATGCTATGCCCTGTTATCAGGGAAGGGGCAAGCAGGACGTGGGATTAATAAAGGTTTTCGCGTAGGCGCAGGCGTGAATGCTGGCTGCCGTTATCAGATTAACAATCAGTTACGCGCGCAGGCTGAATTGCAATTGCCATATTGGTATCATGGCAGCAGTGACGACTCTAACGTCCGCGGTCATTATTGGCAACCGATCTCAAGCTTAGGTCTGCAATACGATATCGATAAAACACAAGCATTACGCATCAATGCCAACTACGACTGGCAAGATCGTGTCGATGCCAATGACGATGTGCAATTGTCATACAGACGCTATTTTTAA
- a CDS encoding SDR family oxidoreductase gives MSTQNLLIIGQGDIGLPVTNRLAEDGFSVTGLARSKREHYDLNSNAKFMQADALTLSAEQLQDFTHIAIIVTPDEYSTSGYHDSYLAINQHLAELADKLTNLVRVVFISSTGVYGQDNGEWIDEDTAPITPKREASKVILQAEQALQQGFGNKAIVIRPSGIYGRERLMRLRKVRESQKEPVAAAHWSNRIMNRDLVNIIANVMTTGAPKPLYIATDYAPVTTFELGVWLSEQIGETPPAIDKKKITVTGKRLHSNIPLAWLNYPDWQVGYRDILRHQE, from the coding sequence ATGAGTACGCAAAATTTACTGATTATCGGACAAGGTGATATCGGTCTGCCAGTCACCAATAGACTTGCTGAGGACGGTTTCTCGGTCACAGGTCTTGCTCGTAGTAAACGCGAGCATTATGATTTGAATAGTAATGCAAAGTTTATGCAAGCTGATGCGTTGACGCTTAGCGCTGAGCAGCTGCAAGACTTTACTCATATTGCAATTATCGTCACTCCTGATGAGTATTCAACCAGCGGTTATCACGACAGTTACTTGGCGATTAATCAACATTTAGCAGAGCTTGCGGATAAGCTAACCAACCTTGTGCGCGTTGTTTTTATTTCCTCAACGGGTGTTTATGGTCAAGATAATGGTGAATGGATTGATGAAGATACCGCGCCTATTACCCCTAAGCGCGAAGCTTCCAAAGTGATACTCCAAGCAGAACAAGCGCTGCAACAAGGTTTTGGTAATAAAGCCATTGTCATTCGTCCGAGCGGAATTTACGGACGCGAGCGTCTAATGCGCTTACGTAAAGTCCGCGAGTCACAAAAAGAGCCAGTGGCAGCAGCGCACTGGAGTAATCGTATTATGAATCGTGATTTGGTCAATATTATCGCTAATGTAATGACTACAGGGGCGCCAAAGCCCCTTTATATCGCCACTGACTATGCGCCAGTCACGACTTTTGAGCTAGGCGTTTGGTTAAGTGAGCAGATAGGAGAGACGCCTCCTGCTATTGATAAGAAAAAAATAACTGTTACGGGGAAACGTTTACATAGCAACATTCCGTTAGCTTGGCTCAATTATCCTGACTGGCAGGTAGGTTATCGTGATATTTTGCGCCATCAAGAGTAA
- the murC gene encoding UDP-N-acetylmuramate--L-alanine ligase, translating into MSTSAKALPKRLIEIPEMRRIQHLHFIGIGGSGMCGIAEVMNNQGYQVSGSDIADSVITRRLEQIGIKISIGHDSKNIANADVIVVSSAIDRSNPEVKAALEARLPVVRRADMLGELMRYRHGIAVAGAHGKTTTTSLLTTMMAEGQLDPTYVIGGKLNASGKNAALGSSRYLVAEADESDASFLSLHPMAAIVTNIDQDHMETYENSFDKLKAAYIQFLQNMPFYGLAVVCGDDPELYAMIDDIGRPVLTFGLEPFNDVQAIDLVTEGTKTHFTVLRRDREPLRLTLNIPGTHNVYNALAAITMATDEGVDDEAIKRALQKFEGVGRRFEQHASVDIDEGNVLLIDDYGHHPKEVDATIKAARQSFPDRRLVMLFQPHRYSRTRDCYDDFVEVLSSVDELLLLEVYSAGESPIAGADTKSLARSIRLRGEVEPTIIDKDNLAPVMQRLLKANDMLITQGAGNVGQISIDLAANNLYIQ; encoded by the coding sequence ATGTCTACCTCTGCGAAAGCTCTACCTAAGCGTTTGATTGAGATACCAGAAATGCGCCGTATTCAGCATTTGCATTTTATCGGTATTGGCGGTTCAGGTATGTGCGGTATCGCTGAGGTTATGAATAATCAAGGCTATCAAGTTAGCGGTTCTGACATCGCTGATAGCGTGATTACTCGACGTCTAGAGCAGATTGGAATTAAGATATCAATTGGTCATGATTCTAAAAATATCGCCAATGCGGATGTCATCGTCGTATCGTCAGCGATTGATCGCAGCAATCCTGAAGTAAAAGCAGCACTAGAAGCGCGTCTGCCAGTGGTTCGCCGCGCTGATATGCTAGGCGAGTTAATGCGTTATCGTCATGGGATTGCGGTTGCTGGCGCACATGGCAAGACCACAACGACTAGTTTGTTGACTACTATGATGGCAGAAGGACAGCTCGATCCGACCTACGTGATTGGCGGTAAGCTAAATGCCTCAGGGAAAAATGCCGCGCTTGGCAGTAGTCGTTATTTGGTTGCTGAAGCAGACGAGTCTGATGCGTCGTTTTTGTCATTGCATCCGATGGCCGCGATTGTCACCAATATCGACCAAGACCATATGGAGACCTATGAAAACAGCTTCGATAAACTAAAAGCTGCTTACATTCAGTTTTTACAAAATATGCCGTTTTATGGCTTGGCTGTGGTGTGCGGTGATGACCCTGAACTATATGCAATGATTGATGATATTGGCCGTCCCGTACTGACTTTTGGTCTTGAGCCGTTTAACGATGTACAGGCAATTGACTTGGTTACTGAGGGTACTAAGACACATTTTACCGTATTGCGCCGCGACCGTGAGCCGCTACGCTTGACGTTAAATATCCCTGGTACGCATAACGTTTATAATGCATTGGCTGCTATCACTATGGCGACCGATGAAGGCGTCGATGATGAAGCGATTAAGCGCGCACTGCAGAAATTCGAAGGGGTCGGCCGCCGCTTTGAGCAGCATGCCTCTGTGGATATTGATGAGGGTAATGTTTTATTGATTGATGATTATGGTCACCATCCAAAAGAAGTCGATGCCACTATCAAAGCGGCGCGTCAAAGTTTTCCTGATCGTCGTCTAGTGATGCTGTTTCAGCCGCATCGTTATAGCCGTACGCGTGACTGTTATGATGATTTCGTCGAAGTACTCTCAAGCGTTGATGAGCTCTTATTATTAGAGGTATATTCAGCAGGCGAAAGCCCGATTGCGGGTGCTGATACTAAGTCATTAGCACGCAGTATTCGCTTGCGTGGCGAAGTTGAACCAACGATTATTGATAAGGACAATCTAGCACCTGTCATGCAGCGCTTATTAAAAGCAAATGACATGCTTATCACTCAAGGTGCTGGCAATGTGGGCCAGATATCCATCGACTTGGCTGCAAACAATCTCTATATCCAGTAA
- a CDS encoding GNAT family N-acetyltransferase, protein MTDIALNDIPSTSPTYNLNEQFTVQRASKADLPEILAIYNQSIAGKQATANLTPVTCEERAEWFEEHLNSLTRPIYVVRAVVKLAADTTESAVQTASPIIAWGSFSDLYARTAYHISTEISIYLHQDYHGKGLGSLLARWMMTQAPSLGIHNVIALIFAHNQPSLGLFRKLGFEQWGYMPKVCDMEGFIADVVMLGKAVTSDK, encoded by the coding sequence ATGACTGACATTGCTTTGAACGATATACCATCGACCTCTCCAACATATAATCTCAATGAGCAATTTACTGTGCAGCGTGCCAGCAAGGCTGATTTGCCAGAGATTTTAGCAATCTATAATCAAAGCATTGCGGGCAAACAAGCAACGGCTAATCTTACTCCAGTAACTTGTGAAGAGCGTGCAGAATGGTTTGAGGAGCATCTAAATAGTCTAACGCGCCCAATCTATGTTGTTAGAGCGGTTGTTAAATTGGCGGCTGACACTACCGAAAGCGCAGTGCAAACAGCGTCCCCAATCATCGCGTGGGGCAGCTTTAGTGATTTGTATGCACGTACCGCGTACCATATCAGCACTGAAATCAGTATCTACTTGCATCAGGATTATCATGGAAAAGGGCTGGGTAGCTTGCTCGCGCGCTGGATGATGACGCAAGCGCCAAGTCTAGGCATTCATAATGTAATCGCACTTATCTTTGCCCATAACCAGCCAAGCTTAGGATTATTCCGTAAGCTTGGCTTTGAGCAGTGGGGGTATATGCCGAAAGTGTGCGATATGGAGGGTTTCATCGCTGATGTTGTCATGCTAGGTAAAGCAGTGACGTCAGACAAATAA
- the murG gene encoding undecaprenyldiphospho-muramoylpentapeptide beta-N-acetylglucosaminyltransferase produces MKTPHILMMAAGTGGHVFPALAVAEELTQRGAVIHWLGTPNGMENGLVKPTGYAFHPIAMQGLRGKGIGRVVKLPFTLLSATMAAVKIIRSNQIDMVVGFGGYVTAPGGIAARMTNTPLIIHEQNAIAGMSNRYLAKISTKVMQAFEHTFANSEQDAKLETVGNPVRNAITGVAEPTERYDINDSSALKLLVVGGSLGAQVLNDTVPKALSLIDSPFEVRHQCGRNNETATKAAYDSEDLGAHQFTVQPFIDDMAAAYNWADIIVCRAGALTVTEIQNVGIAAIFVPLPHAVDDHQTANARTLTSHDAAILLPQSELTPQRLSDELAALDRHTCLEMAKKGHALANRSASKQVADIIWQAL; encoded by the coding sequence ATGAAGACACCGCATATATTGATGATGGCCGCTGGTACTGGTGGACATGTATTCCCAGCACTGGCAGTTGCTGAGGAATTGACCCAACGCGGTGCCGTTATTCACTGGCTAGGTACGCCGAATGGTATGGAAAATGGCTTGGTTAAGCCAACTGGTTACGCTTTTCATCCTATTGCGATGCAAGGGTTACGCGGCAAAGGCATAGGGCGTGTAGTCAAATTACCCTTTACCTTGCTATCAGCGACGATGGCAGCAGTTAAAATCATCCGTAGCAATCAGATTGATATGGTAGTGGGTTTTGGTGGTTACGTAACTGCGCCTGGTGGTATTGCTGCGCGTATGACCAATACGCCTCTAATTATCCATGAGCAAAATGCTATTGCCGGTATGAGCAATCGTTATTTGGCTAAGATTTCTACTAAGGTAATGCAGGCGTTTGAGCATACTTTTGCTAATAGTGAACAGGATGCTAAGCTTGAAACCGTTGGTAATCCAGTACGTAACGCTATTACGGGTGTGGCTGAACCGACTGAGCGTTATGACATTAATGACAGTTCAGCGCTTAAATTGTTGGTGGTTGGTGGCTCGCTTGGCGCGCAAGTATTAAACGACACCGTACCTAAGGCACTTTCGTTAATAGACAGTCCTTTTGAGGTGCGTCATCAATGTGGGCGTAACAACGAGACGGCTACAAAAGCAGCTTATGATAGCGAGGACTTAGGCGCTCATCAGTTCACTGTACAGCCATTTATTGATGATATGGCCGCTGCTTATAATTGGGCAGATATTATCGTTTGCCGAGCTGGTGCCTTGACGGTTACTGAAATTCAAAATGTCGGTATCGCTGCGATTTTTGTGCCGCTACCGCATGCGGTAGATGATCATCAAACTGCGAATGCGCGCACCTTGACGTCACACGATGCTGCAATTTTGTTACCGCAGTCTGAGTTGACACCGCAGCGTTTGAGTGATGAGCTTGCAGCACTTGATCGTCATACTTGCTTGGAGATGGCAAAGAAAGGTCACGCCCTTGCTAATCGTAGTGCCAGTAAGCAAGTTGCTGATATCATTTGGCAAGCGTTGTAG
- the ampD gene encoding 1,6-anhydro-N-acetylmuramyl-L-alanine amidase AmpD has product MLSSAIPSSMTIKDGLLSDATWLASPNNNRRPDDTTIDTIVIHNISLPPNEFGACGTDGVHYVKALFTNQLDWDAHPYFQTIRGAEVSAHLFIERDGTITQFVNFNERAWHAGRSSYLGRPECNDYSIGIELEGSDFVSFTTPQYDTLAAVVAAIYAAYPKTRRHLTGHSDIAPGRKTDPGDYFEWAKLRGLVAEKFCK; this is encoded by the coding sequence ATGCTCAGTTCAGCTATTCCATCGTCAATGACTATCAAAGATGGCCTATTATCCGACGCGACATGGCTTGCATCACCGAATAACAATAGACGACCTGACGATACGACTATTGATACTATCGTCATTCATAATATTAGCCTACCACCCAATGAGTTTGGCGCCTGTGGCACTGACGGTGTGCATTATGTAAAGGCGCTATTTACCAATCAATTAGACTGGGATGCACATCCTTATTTTCAGACAATTAGAGGCGCAGAAGTTTCAGCTCACTTATTTATCGAACGTGATGGCACCATTACTCAATTTGTAAATTTCAATGAACGCGCGTGGCATGCGGGCAGGTCAAGCTACCTTGGCCGACCTGAATGTAACGATTATAGCATTGGCATCGAGCTTGAAGGGTCAGATTTTGTGTCCTTCACCACCCCTCAATACGACACGCTCGCAGCAGTAGTCGCCGCTATATACGCCGCCTATCCTAAAACCCGCCGACACCTAACCGGACACAGTGATATTGCACCGGGACGTAAGACAGATCCTGGTGATTATTTTGAATGGGCGAAGTTACGCGGGCTAGTGGCCGAGAAATTCTGTAAGTAG
- the gshB gene encoding glutathione synthase: MSQENQKKSLKILVIMDPIEQVNYKKDTTLAMMWAAQDRGHTLGYCQIHDLWLDRGQLMVDTQPVTVKRDPENFYTLGDKATGPVSDYNVILMRKDPPFDMRFIYATYMLDHAKAAGVLVVNDPQAIRDCNEKLFATWFSDYMSPTIVTSKQAHIRKFITEQQDVIVKPLDGMGGTGIFRLTADSPNIGVTLEILTELETLPIMAQRYLPEIKEGDKRVLIVDGVVIDYSLARIPTKGETRGNLAAGGSGVAMPLTDIERQVAEVVAPIVKEKGLMFVGLDLIGGRITEINVTSPTCVREIDDQCGTDIATEFMIAIEARY, from the coding sequence ATGAGCCAAGAAAATCAAAAAAAATCTTTAAAAATACTCGTCATCATGGATCCTATCGAACAGGTTAATTATAAAAAAGACACCACTTTGGCAATGATGTGGGCAGCACAAGACCGTGGTCACACGCTTGGCTATTGTCAGATTCATGATCTTTGGTTGGATCGTGGGCAATTGATGGTCGATACGCAGCCAGTGACGGTAAAGCGTGACCCTGAAAATTTCTATACGTTAGGTGATAAGGCGACAGGTCCGGTCAGCGACTATAACGTGATTTTGATGCGTAAAGATCCGCCGTTTGACATGCGCTTTATTTATGCGACCTATATGCTTGATCATGCTAAAGCGGCAGGCGTGCTAGTGGTCAATGACCCACAAGCGATTCGCGACTGTAATGAGAAGTTGTTTGCCACTTGGTTTAGCGATTATATGAGCCCAACGATTGTGACCAGCAAACAAGCACATATTCGCAAATTTATCACTGAGCAACAAGATGTCATTGTCAAGCCATTAGACGGCATGGGCGGCACGGGCATTTTCCGTCTGACCGCTGATAGCCCAAACATCGGGGTGACACTAGAAATATTAACTGAGCTTGAAACCTTGCCAATTATGGCACAGCGTTATTTACCAGAGATTAAAGAGGGTGATAAGCGTGTGTTAATCGTCGATGGAGTGGTAATCGATTACAGCTTGGCACGTATTCCTACCAAAGGCGAAACCCGTGGTAATCTAGCTGCTGGTGGTAGCGGAGTGGCCATGCCGCTTACCGATATTGAACGCCAAGTGGCAGAAGTAGTCGCCCCAATCGTCAAAGAAAAAGGCCTAATGTTCGTCGGCTTAGACTTAATCGGTGGACGGATTACGGAGATTAACGTGACCAGTCCGACTTGCGTACGTGAGATTGATGATCAATGTGGTACTGATATTGCGACAGAATTTATGATAGCGATAGAAGCTCGTTATTAA
- the pyrE gene encoding orotate phosphoribosyltransferase, with the protein MTNAQPAQNVSFSSHQFIQLALDNQVLKFGEFVLKSGRISPYFFNAGLLATGEMLSLLARGYADALAAEMAEQIDASNNGAEQQELVIFGAAYKGIPFVAATAQALWLHHGINAKWGYNRKEAKTHGEGGNLVGADVSGKAVWVLDDVITAGTAMREVVEILEQAGASVAGIIVALDRKEKGQSDYSAIQELAATLKVPVRALVNIDDLISYLADDHGAQNGQHKDATQLAKMQHYREQYGV; encoded by the coding sequence ATGACTAATGCTCAACCTGCCCAAAACGTTTCTTTCTCATCTCATCAATTTATTCAATTGGCTTTAGACAATCAAGTTTTAAAGTTTGGTGAGTTTGTGCTTAAGTCTGGTCGTATCAGTCCGTATTTTTTTAATGCAGGCTTGCTAGCGACTGGTGAGATGTTATCGTTACTAGCGCGCGGTTATGCAGATGCCTTGGCCGCAGAGATGGCTGAACAAATAGATGCTAGCAATAACGGTGCAGAGCAGCAAGAGCTGGTCATTTTTGGTGCGGCTTATAAAGGTATTCCATTCGTTGCCGCAACAGCGCAAGCGTTATGGCTGCATCATGGTATCAATGCTAAATGGGGTTATAACCGTAAAGAAGCCAAAACTCACGGCGAGGGTGGTAACTTAGTCGGTGCTGATGTCAGTGGCAAAGCTGTCTGGGTACTTGACGATGTTATTACTGCTGGCACAGCGATGCGCGAAGTGGTCGAGATATTAGAGCAAGCTGGCGCAAGCGTTGCAGGTATTATTGTAGCCCTTGATCGTAAAGAAAAAGGCCAAAGCGATTATTCTGCTATACAAGAGCTCGCAGCGACCCTAAAAGTACCGGTGCGTGCACTCGTCAACATTGACGATTTAATCAGTTATTTAGCTGACGACCATGGTGCACAAAACGGCCAGCATAAAGACGCGACCCAACTCGCAAAAATGCAGCATTACCGTGAGCAGTACGGCGTATAG